One window of the Archangium primigenium genome contains the following:
- a CDS encoding Mrp/NBP35 family ATP-binding protein, protein MSVSESDILAAMSKVMDPELHIDLVKAGMVKDVRVEGDKARLKIELTTPACPMKGKIQADAEAALKAVPGLKTFDIEWGAQVRSAPAGMGGTPGQALLPQVKNVILVGAGKGGVGKSTVAVNLATALAREGAKVGLLDADFYGPSVPLMTGITDKPTSPDGKTLLPMEKHGLKVMSIGFLVEADQALIWRGPMLHGALMQLVRDVRWGELDYLILDLPPGTGDVALSLSQSVRAAGAVLVTTPQDVALADVVRAKQMFDKVHIPVLGIVENMSQFVCPNCSHVTPIFNKGGGHRAAQMFSIPFLGEIPLDLKIREAGDAGLPVVLGAPDSPEALAFRTMARNIAGRVSTENMRVAVKLPVVR, encoded by the coding sequence ATGAGCGTTTCCGAGAGCGACATCCTCGCGGCGATGTCGAAGGTGATGGACCCCGAGCTGCACATCGACCTGGTGAAGGCGGGGATGGTCAAGGACGTGCGCGTGGAGGGTGACAAGGCGCGGCTGAAGATCGAGCTGACCACGCCGGCCTGTCCCATGAAGGGGAAGATCCAGGCGGACGCGGAGGCGGCGCTCAAGGCGGTGCCGGGGCTCAAGACGTTCGACATCGAGTGGGGCGCCCAGGTGCGCTCGGCGCCCGCGGGCATGGGCGGCACGCCCGGCCAGGCGCTGCTGCCCCAGGTGAAGAACGTCATCCTGGTGGGGGCGGGCAAGGGCGGCGTGGGCAAGAGCACCGTGGCGGTCAACCTGGCCACGGCCCTGGCGCGCGAGGGCGCCAAGGTGGGCCTGCTCGACGCGGACTTCTACGGCCCCTCGGTGCCCCTGATGACGGGCATCACCGACAAGCCCACGAGCCCCGACGGCAAGACGCTCCTGCCCATGGAGAAGCACGGCCTCAAGGTGATGTCGATCGGCTTCCTCGTGGAGGCCGACCAGGCGCTCATCTGGCGCGGCCCCATGCTGCACGGCGCCCTGATGCAGCTGGTGCGCGACGTGCGCTGGGGCGAGCTGGACTACCTCATCCTCGACCTGCCCCCGGGCACGGGCGACGTGGCGCTGTCCCTGTCCCAGTCGGTGCGGGCCGCGGGCGCGGTGCTGGTGACCACGCCCCAGGACGTGGCGCTGGCGGACGTGGTGCGCGCCAAGCAGATGTTCGACAAGGTCCACATCCCGGTGCTCGGCATCGTGGAGAACATGAGCCAGTTCGTCTGCCCGAACTGCTCGCACGTCACGCCCATCTTCAACAAGGGCGGAGGCCACCGGGCCGCGCAGATGTTCTCCATCCCCTTCCTGGGAGAGATTCCCTTGGATCTGAAGATCCGCGAGGCGGGAGACGCGGGCCTGCCGGTGGTGCTCGGCGCGCCGGACAGCCCCGAGGCCCTGGCCTTCAGGACAATGGCGCGCAACATCGCGGGCCGGGTGTCCACCGAGAACATGCGGGTGGCGGTGAAGCTGCCGGTGGTACGCTAG
- a CDS encoding thiolase family protein, with amino-acid sequence MAREVVIVGAARTPIGAFQGSLSKLTAPQLGAIAIKAALERAGVSPDQVSETIMGCVLQAGVGQAPARQAAIHAGIPDSVPAVTLNKVCGSGLKAVIAGAQAIALGDAEVVVAGGMESMSNAPYLSPNMRGGARMGHVEFKDALIHDGLWDAYGNVHMGVCAEECSTSQGIPRSAQDEYALESTRRAIEAQKAGLFAAEIVPVTVTGGKGGDVVVSEDDGPKSAKMDKIPTLKPVFKKDGTVTAANAASINDGAAALVLMSAERAKKEGRTVLGRITGYAGAARKPVEFTIAPTDAINALLKRTGHKTSDVDVWEINEAFAVVAIANNKLLGLEASKVNPRGGAVVLGHPIGASGARVLVTLLHEMKDLDKKRGVASLCIGGGEGIALMVER; translated from the coding sequence ATGGCGCGTGAAGTGGTCATCGTCGGCGCGGCGCGGACTCCCATCGGAGCGTTTCAGGGCTCCCTCTCCAAGCTGACGGCGCCCCAGCTGGGCGCCATCGCCATCAAGGCGGCGCTCGAGCGGGCCGGGGTGTCGCCCGATCAGGTGAGCGAGACCATCATGGGCTGTGTGCTCCAGGCGGGCGTGGGCCAGGCCCCGGCGCGCCAGGCCGCCATCCACGCGGGCATTCCGGACAGCGTGCCCGCTGTCACCCTCAACAAGGTGTGTGGCTCGGGGCTCAAGGCGGTGATCGCCGGCGCCCAGGCCATCGCCCTCGGGGACGCCGAGGTGGTGGTCGCCGGCGGCATGGAGTCCATGAGCAACGCGCCCTACCTGAGCCCCAACATGCGCGGCGGTGCCCGCATGGGCCACGTGGAGTTCAAGGACGCCCTCATCCATGACGGCCTGTGGGACGCCTACGGCAACGTGCACATGGGCGTGTGCGCCGAGGAGTGCTCCACCAGCCAGGGCATCCCCCGCTCGGCCCAGGACGAGTACGCGCTCGAGTCCACCCGCCGCGCCATTGAGGCGCAGAAGGCGGGCCTGTTCGCCGCGGAGATCGTCCCCGTCACCGTGACGGGCGGCAAGGGCGGCGACGTGGTGGTGAGCGAGGACGACGGCCCCAAGAGCGCGAAGATGGACAAGATCCCCACGCTCAAGCCCGTGTTCAAGAAGGACGGCACGGTGACGGCCGCCAACGCCGCCTCCATCAACGACGGCGCCGCGGCCCTGGTGCTCATGAGCGCCGAGCGCGCCAAGAAGGAAGGGCGCACCGTGCTCGGCCGCATCACCGGCTACGCGGGCGCGGCGCGCAAGCCCGTGGAGTTCACCATCGCCCCCACCGACGCCATCAACGCCCTGCTCAAGCGCACGGGCCACAAGACGAGCGACGTGGACGTGTGGGAGATCAACGAGGCCTTCGCCGTGGTGGCCATCGCCAACAACAAGCTGCTCGGGCTGGAGGCCTCCAAGGTCAACCCCCGCGGCGGCGCGGTGGTGCTCGGCCACCCCATTGGCGCCTCGGGTGCGCGCGTGCTCGTCACGCTGCTGCACGAGATGAAGGATCTCGACAAGAAGCGCGGTGTGGCATCCTTGTGCATCGGCGGCGGCGAGGGCATCGCCCTGATGGTGGAGCGCTAG
- a CDS encoding enoyl-CoA hydratase-related protein encodes MAYENIRLDIEDTLAVLTIDRPKALNALNSKTLQELEAALQSLPATARALIITGGGDKAFVAGADIAEMASISAAQAREFGALGHRVFQLLEQLAIPTLAAVNGFALGGGCELALACDLIYASEKARLGLPEVGLGVIPGFGGTQRLTRVVGKMRAKELIFTGDRLDAAKAKEIGLVLEVLPADQLLPHCKAVVAKMLKNGPLAIAQAKRVIEFGADQDLRAANELERQGFAALFGSEDQKEGMKAFLEKRPASFTGR; translated from the coding sequence ATGGCCTACGAGAACATCCGGCTGGACATCGAGGACACGCTCGCCGTCCTCACCATCGACCGCCCCAAGGCGCTCAACGCCCTCAACAGCAAGACGCTCCAGGAACTGGAGGCCGCGCTGCAGTCCCTGCCGGCCACGGCGCGCGCGCTCATCATCACCGGAGGCGGGGACAAGGCGTTCGTGGCGGGCGCGGACATCGCGGAGATGGCCTCCATCAGCGCCGCCCAGGCCCGGGAGTTCGGCGCCCTTGGCCACCGCGTCTTCCAGCTGCTCGAGCAGCTCGCCATCCCCACCCTTGCCGCGGTCAACGGCTTCGCGCTCGGCGGCGGGTGTGAGCTCGCCCTGGCGTGCGACCTCATCTACGCCTCGGAGAAGGCCAGGCTCGGTCTGCCCGAGGTGGGCCTGGGCGTGATCCCGGGCTTCGGTGGCACCCAGCGCCTCACGCGCGTGGTGGGCAAGATGCGCGCGAAGGAGCTCATCTTCACGGGCGATCGCCTGGATGCCGCCAAGGCCAAGGAGATCGGCCTCGTGCTGGAGGTGCTGCCGGCCGACCAGCTCCTGCCGCACTGCAAGGCGGTGGTGGCCAAGATGCTCAAGAATGGCCCGCTGGCCATCGCGCAGGCCAAGCGCGTCATCGAGTTCGGCGCGGATCAGGATCTGCGCGCGGCCAACGAGCTGGAGCGGCAGGGCTTCGCCGCGCTCTTCGGCTCCGAGGATCAGAAGGAAGGCATGAAGGCCTTCCTGGAGAAGCGCCCGGCGAGCTTCACCGGCCGCTAG
- a CDS encoding TetR/AcrR family transcriptional regulator: MMTRRPVRGVRPTPPRRRRTPAEAREALLRAAEPLLVARGPDGVGLQAVARAAGVSHALVTHYFGTYEALVREVLVRRTRLLTEALARRTKGRDAPSTASQLLEHVASLFQEPGLGRLLAWALLTGRAEHTPLGQPGALKPVADALALQVGRIAEAQGLPPPSRAAVEMTLLVGLCASQGYTLARPQLLSALGRSPGAEADAQFRAVLSAMLHGALGIAPER; encoded by the coding sequence ATGATGACTCGACGTCCGGTCCGAGGTGTCCGCCCCACCCCGCCCCGGCGCCGCCGGACCCCCGCGGAGGCGCGTGAGGCCCTCCTCCGGGCCGCCGAGCCGCTCCTGGTGGCGCGAGGACCGGACGGGGTGGGCCTCCAGGCGGTGGCGCGCGCCGCGGGGGTGAGCCACGCGCTCGTCACGCACTACTTCGGCACCTACGAGGCGCTGGTGCGCGAGGTGCTCGTGCGCCGGACCCGGCTGCTCACGGAGGCGCTCGCGCGGCGGACGAAAGGGCGCGACGCGCCGTCCACCGCGAGCCAGCTCCTGGAGCACGTCGCCTCCCTCTTCCAGGAGCCAGGGCTCGGACGGCTCCTGGCGTGGGCGCTGCTCACCGGGCGTGCCGAGCACACCCCGCTGGGACAGCCCGGGGCCTTGAAGCCCGTGGCGGACGCCCTGGCGCTCCAGGTGGGCCGCATCGCCGAGGCCCAGGGACTGCCGCCGCCCTCGCGCGCGGCCGTGGAGATGACGCTGCTCGTGGGGCTGTGCGCGAGCCAGGGGTACACGCTCGCGCGGCCGCAGCTGCTCTCAGCGCTGGGGAGGAGTCCAGGTGCCGAGGCCGATGCGCAGTTCCGCGCGGTGCTCTCCGCCATGCTGCACGGCGCGCTGGGGATTGCTCCCGAGCGGTGA
- a CDS encoding AgmX/PglI C-terminal domain-containing protein — MKHSSIALAVVLASGLALAQGPASGKKAATPAPTKQAASVPEAAPAEKKSAAPTRPPPPDINRLPFTPDTIREVMQYHAQDIQECYEEVLALKGSTVEEGRILTTFTISPDGFVRDAKVAKAGTTLKNERLNQCVVNVLTGINFPPPPDKRAYPIEYPFNLKAIK; from the coding sequence ATGAAGCATTCCTCCATCGCACTGGCCGTGGTGCTGGCCTCGGGCCTCGCGCTGGCGCAAGGCCCGGCCTCGGGCAAGAAGGCCGCGACCCCCGCCCCGACGAAGCAGGCCGCGTCCGTCCCCGAGGCCGCCCCCGCGGAGAAGAAGTCCGCCGCGCCCACCCGGCCGCCGCCGCCGGACATCAACCGGCTGCCCTTCACCCCGGACACCATCCGCGAGGTGATGCAGTACCACGCGCAAGACATCCAGGAGTGCTACGAGGAAGTGCTGGCGCTCAAGGGCAGCACGGTGGAGGAGGGGCGCATCCTGACCACCTTCACCATCTCCCCGGATGGCTTCGTGCGGGACGCGAAGGTGGCCAAGGCGGGCACCACGCTCAAGAACGAGCGGCTCAACCAGTGCGTGGTGAACGTGCTGACGGGCATCAACTTCCCGCCCCCGCCGGACAAGCGCGCCTACCCCATCGAGTACCCGTTCAACCTCAAGGCCATCAAGTAG
- a CDS encoding 30S ribosomal protein S1 yields the protein MQQNVNQQIGDVGDEDFAAMFEASLKERGGEGILKEGEIVKGTVVQVTKDYAIVDIGYKSEGQVPISEFTSPRGEVSVKAGDPVEVLLESRENDTGMVVLSKEKADKMRIWDEISAACERDEIVKGTIVGRVKGGLSVDIGVKAFLPGSQVDIRPVRNLDQYISKEFEFKVIKFNKKRGNIVLSRRVLLEKQREEMKKETLKNLKEGAVLKGVVKNLTDYGAFIDLGGIDGLLHITDMSWGRIGHPSEMFNVGDEVRVVVLKFDPAQERVSLGLKQIQEDPWHRADEKYPVGTRVKGKVVSITDYGAFIEIEQGVEGLVHVSEMSWTKRLKHPSKMLEVGQEVEAVVLDIDPKAKRIALGMKQIEQNPWTLLEDKYPIGSVIKGQIRNVTDFGVFVGVEEGVDGLVHVSDISWTQRIKHPGEMFKKGDEVEAVVLNIDVENERFSLGIKQLQPDPWDTLSERTPVGSRVKGKVTKVTDFGAFVEIEPGIEGLVHVSELKEERVENPRDVVQEAQDVEVKIIDINTQDRKVALSMKALIGEGDDYREYLRRQAEGSKARLGDVMASKLKK from the coding sequence ATGCAGCAGAACGTGAACCAGCAGATCGGAGATGTTGGCGACGAGGATTTTGCCGCGATGTTCGAGGCCTCGCTCAAGGAGCGTGGCGGCGAAGGCATCCTCAAGGAAGGCGAGATCGTCAAGGGCACCGTCGTTCAGGTGACCAAGGACTACGCCATCGTCGACATCGGCTACAAGTCCGAGGGACAGGTTCCGATCTCCGAGTTCACCAGCCCTCGCGGCGAGGTCTCCGTCAAGGCGGGCGACCCGGTCGAGGTCCTCCTGGAGAGCCGCGAGAACGACACCGGCATGGTCGTCCTCTCCAAGGAGAAGGCCGACAAGATGCGCATCTGGGACGAGATCAGCGCCGCCTGCGAGCGCGATGAAATCGTCAAGGGCACCATCGTGGGCCGCGTCAAGGGCGGCCTCTCGGTCGACATCGGCGTCAAGGCGTTCCTGCCGGGCAGCCAGGTCGACATCCGCCCCGTGCGCAACCTCGACCAGTACATCTCGAAGGAATTCGAGTTCAAGGTCATCAAGTTCAACAAGAAGCGCGGCAACATCGTGCTCAGCCGCCGCGTGCTCCTCGAGAAGCAGCGCGAGGAGATGAAGAAGGAGACCCTCAAGAACCTCAAGGAGGGTGCGGTCCTCAAGGGCGTGGTCAAGAACCTCACCGACTACGGCGCCTTCATCGACCTGGGCGGCATCGACGGCCTCTTGCACATCACCGACATGTCGTGGGGCCGCATCGGTCACCCCTCCGAGATGTTCAACGTGGGCGATGAGGTCCGCGTCGTCGTCCTCAAGTTCGACCCCGCGCAGGAGCGCGTCAGCCTGGGCCTCAAGCAGATCCAGGAGGATCCGTGGCACCGCGCCGACGAGAAGTACCCGGTCGGCACGCGCGTCAAGGGCAAGGTCGTCTCCATCACCGACTACGGCGCGTTCATCGAGATCGAGCAGGGCGTCGAGGGTCTGGTGCACGTGTCCGAGATGTCCTGGACCAAGCGCCTCAAGCACCCGAGCAAGATGCTGGAGGTCGGCCAGGAGGTGGAGGCCGTCGTCCTCGACATCGACCCCAAGGCCAAGCGGATTGCCCTGGGCATGAAGCAGATCGAGCAGAACCCCTGGACCCTGCTCGAGGACAAGTACCCGATCGGCTCGGTCATCAAGGGCCAGATCCGCAACGTCACCGACTTCGGCGTGTTCGTCGGCGTCGAGGAGGGCGTGGACGGCCTGGTGCACGTGTCCGACATCTCCTGGACCCAGCGCATCAAGCACCCGGGCGAGATGTTCAAGAAGGGCGACGAGGTCGAGGCGGTGGTGCTCAACATCGACGTCGAGAACGAGCGCTTCAGCCTGGGCATCAAGCAGCTGCAGCCGGACCCGTGGGACACCCTCAGCGAGCGCACCCCGGTGGGCAGCCGCGTGAAGGGCAAGGTCACCAAGGTGACGGACTTCGGCGCCTTCGTGGAGATCGAGCCCGGCATCGAGGGTCTCGTGCACGTCTCCGAGCTGAAGGAGGAGCGCGTCGAGAATCCCCGCGACGTGGTGCAGGAGGCGCAGGACGTCGAGGTGAAGATCATCGACATCAACACCCAGGACCGGAAGGTCGCGCTGTCGATGAAGGCCCTCATCGGCGAGGGCGATGACTACCGCGAGTACCTCCGCCGCCAGGCCGAGGGCTCCAAGGCGCGCCTCGGCGACGTCATGGCGAGCAAGCTCAAGAAGTAG
- a CDS encoding acyl-CoA dehydrogenase family protein, with translation MNFELSDIQREIQRVCREFAARELTPNARKWDEHHQWPTEAIKSLAELSLLGVAVPEQHGGAGLDNVCYALAMEEISRGCASTGVIMSVNNSLYCDPVSKYGTEAQKEEFLTPYARGEKLGCFGLTEPEAGSDASAQKTTAVRKGDEFIINGSKNWITNGPKADAIVLFTMTNKEAGNKGITAFVVPTNTPGFIRAEPDKKMGISAAHSCSMFFEDMRVPAKNILGKEGDGFRVAMSTLDGGRIGIASQALGIARAAFEEAVRYSGERKTFGKAIREHQAIQFMIADMATEIDAARLLVLRAALLKDQGVRHSTESAMAKLYASEMASRVANKALQVHGGMGYSKEMDVERHVRDARITEIYEGTSEIQRIVIAANLLKE, from the coding sequence ATGAACTTCGAGCTGAGCGACATCCAGCGTGAGATCCAGCGGGTGTGCCGCGAGTTCGCCGCGCGCGAACTGACCCCCAACGCCCGCAAGTGGGATGAGCACCACCAGTGGCCCACCGAGGCGATCAAGTCGCTCGCGGAGCTGTCGCTCCTGGGCGTGGCGGTGCCGGAGCAGCACGGCGGCGCGGGCCTGGACAACGTCTGCTACGCGCTCGCCATGGAGGAGATCAGCCGCGGCTGTGCCTCCACGGGCGTCATCATGAGCGTGAACAACTCGCTCTACTGCGATCCGGTGAGCAAGTACGGCACCGAGGCCCAGAAGGAGGAGTTCCTCACGCCCTACGCCCGGGGCGAGAAGCTCGGCTGCTTCGGCCTGACCGAGCCCGAGGCGGGCAGCGACGCGAGCGCCCAGAAGACCACGGCGGTGCGCAAGGGTGACGAGTTCATCATCAACGGCTCGAAGAACTGGATCACCAACGGCCCCAAGGCGGACGCCATCGTGCTGTTCACGATGACGAACAAGGAAGCGGGCAACAAGGGCATCACCGCCTTCGTCGTGCCCACCAACACCCCGGGCTTCATCCGGGCCGAGCCCGACAAGAAGATGGGCATCAGCGCGGCGCACTCGTGCAGCATGTTCTTCGAGGACATGCGCGTGCCGGCCAAGAACATCCTCGGCAAGGAGGGCGATGGCTTCCGCGTGGCCATGAGCACGCTGGACGGCGGCCGCATCGGCATCGCGTCCCAGGCGCTCGGCATCGCGCGCGCGGCGTTCGAGGAGGCGGTGCGCTACTCGGGTGAGCGCAAGACGTTCGGCAAGGCCATCCGCGAGCACCAGGCCATCCAGTTCATGATCGCCGACATGGCCACGGAGATCGACGCGGCGCGACTGCTCGTGCTGCGCGCGGCGCTGCTCAAGGATCAGGGCGTGCGCCACTCCACCGAGAGCGCCATGGCCAAGCTCTACGCGAGCGAGATGGCCAGCCGCGTGGCCAACAAGGCCCTGCAGGTGCACGGCGGCATGGGCTACTCCAAGGAGATGGACGTGGAGCGGCACGTGCGCGACGCGCGCATCACGGAGATCTACGAGGGGACGAGCGAGATCCAGCGCATCGTCATCGCCGCCAACCTGTTGAAGGAGTAG
- a CDS encoding 3-hydroxyacyl-CoA dehydrogenase NAD-binding domain-containing protein has translation MATEHVVVVGAGQMGSGIAQVALQAGLRVTLVDVSAEGLAKGAERIRGGLKKLLDKGKLDEARFKLAEGNLATSTSAADTRDVDFAIEAVTENEQLKRRIFAELDAVVKPGGILATNTSSISITRIAAATSRPENVIGMHFMNPVPIMQLVELIRGAATSDATYQTTRALSEKMGKTTVVSKDFPGFIVNRILIPMLNEACFALMEGVGSVEDIDTAMKLGTNQPMGPLQLADFIGLDTVLYIAQVLHDGLGDDKYRPSPLLRQYVDAGWYGKKSGRGFYKY, from the coding sequence ATGGCTACGGAACACGTCGTCGTCGTCGGGGCAGGGCAGATGGGGTCGGGCATCGCCCAGGTGGCGCTGCAGGCGGGCCTGCGGGTCACCCTGGTGGACGTCTCCGCCGAGGGGCTGGCCAAGGGCGCCGAGCGCATCCGCGGGGGCCTCAAGAAGCTCTTGGACAAGGGCAAGCTGGACGAGGCCCGCTTCAAGCTGGCCGAGGGCAACCTGGCCACCTCCACGAGCGCCGCGGACACCCGGGACGTGGACTTCGCCATCGAGGCGGTGACGGAGAACGAGCAGCTCAAGCGGCGCATCTTCGCGGAGCTCGACGCGGTGGTGAAGCCCGGCGGCATCCTCGCCACCAACACCTCGTCCATCTCCATCACCCGCATCGCCGCGGCCACCAGCCGCCCCGAGAACGTCATCGGCATGCACTTCATGAATCCGGTGCCGATCATGCAGCTCGTGGAGCTCATCCGGGGCGCGGCCACCTCGGACGCCACGTACCAGACCACGCGCGCGCTCTCCGAGAAGATGGGCAAGACGACGGTGGTGTCCAAGGACTTCCCGGGCTTCATCGTCAACCGCATCCTCATCCCCATGCTCAACGAGGCCTGCTTCGCGCTGATGGAGGGCGTGGGCTCGGTGGAGGACATCGACACGGCGATGAAGCTGGGCACCAACCAGCCCATGGGCCCGCTGCAGCTCGCGGACTTCATCGGCCTGGACACCGTGCTCTACATCGCCCAGGTGCTCCACGACGGGCTGGGTGACGACAAGTACCGGCCGAGCCCCCTGCTGCGTCAGTACGTGGACGCGGGCTGGTATGGCAAGAAGAGCGGTCGCGGTTTCTACAAGTACTGA
- a CDS encoding acyl-CoA dehydrogenase family protein, with the protein MNLELSETQTLIRDTARQFARERVAPHATRFDREEHFSPELYRELAALGLMGVNIPAKYGGAEAGVLAYSLAMMEMSAACASTSVTMAVTNMCAELINTYGTEAQREKFVTRLTSGEAIAGSFALSESHAGSDPRAMRTTAVRRGDTWVLNGSKQWITSGAYAGVMVVWAQTGGQGSKGISAFIVEGGTPGLHVGKHEDKMGLRASNTVALTFEDCAIPASNLLGKEGDGFKLAMIALDGGRIGIASQACGVARAALEASVRYSKDRKAFGQPIGDFQGLRFMMANMAMEIQAAELLTWRAAALKEQGQPFTREASMAKLFASEMSNRVVDKAVQIHGGYGYIDEFPVERYFRDARVQTIYEGTSEVQRLVIARETFKLLD; encoded by the coding sequence GTGAACCTCGAGCTCTCCGAGACCCAGACGCTCATCCGCGACACCGCGCGCCAGTTCGCCCGGGAGCGGGTGGCCCCGCATGCGACCCGCTTCGATCGGGAGGAGCACTTCTCGCCCGAGCTGTACCGGGAATTGGCCGCGCTCGGGCTCATGGGGGTGAACATCCCCGCGAAGTACGGCGGCGCCGAGGCGGGCGTGCTGGCCTACTCGCTGGCGATGATGGAGATGTCCGCCGCGTGCGCCTCCACGTCGGTGACCATGGCCGTCACCAACATGTGCGCCGAGCTCATCAACACCTACGGCACCGAGGCCCAGCGCGAGAAGTTCGTCACGCGGCTGACGTCGGGTGAGGCCATCGCGGGCTCGTTCGCCCTGTCCGAGTCCCACGCGGGCTCGGATCCGCGCGCCATGCGCACCACGGCGGTGCGGCGTGGGGACACGTGGGTGCTCAACGGCAGCAAGCAGTGGATCACCTCGGGTGCGTACGCCGGGGTGATGGTGGTGTGGGCCCAGACGGGAGGGCAGGGGAGCAAGGGCATCTCCGCCTTCATCGTGGAGGGCGGCACCCCCGGGCTGCACGTGGGCAAGCACGAGGACAAGATGGGCCTGCGCGCGTCCAACACCGTGGCGCTCACCTTCGAGGACTGCGCCATTCCCGCGAGCAACCTCCTGGGCAAGGAGGGCGACGGCTTCAAGCTGGCGATGATCGCGCTGGATGGCGGGCGCATCGGCATCGCCTCGCAGGCGTGCGGCGTGGCCCGGGCGGCGCTGGAGGCCAGCGTGCGCTACTCCAAGGACCGCAAGGCCTTTGGCCAGCCCATTGGCGACTTCCAGGGCCTGCGCTTCATGATGGCCAACATGGCCATGGAGATCCAGGCGGCGGAGCTGCTCACCTGGCGCGCGGCGGCCCTCAAGGAACAGGGCCAGCCCTTCACCCGCGAGGCCTCCATGGCCAAGCTCTTCGCGAGCGAGATGTCCAACCGCGTGGTGGACAAGGCGGTGCAGATCCACGGCGGCTACGGCTACATCGACGAGTTCCCCGTGGAGCGCTACTTCCGCGACGCGCGCGTGCAGACCATCTACGAGGGCACCAGCGAGGTGCAGCGCCTGGTCATCGCCCGCGAGACGTTCAAGCTGCTCGACTAG
- a CDS encoding AAA family ATPase, which produces MLKRLRLKDFKSFVDEEVPLAPLTLLLGANASGKSNFLDALQFLHANSFDLNLEQLLNGDQRASPDAWRGLRGGASEAARSGASRFTIESDWDGTVEDYELSRDTGQTLPGIPYFVLTHRMTCRTVPHPLLEEESLTRDGSTARTGALKGDRIEIAVPPGWHSDGDNTQTRLLSANRSVFAGFNQSARTGYLALWSTVLDLFFSRIEFLNIQPSAMRDYGKKSAPLGEEGRNLSGVLARLCEEPDTKRALVDWMMEFCAPEIADIDFVEVKELGDVMAMFVEKGGRRVSARSASDGTLRFLGMLLALRLAPNGSVLLLEEIDSGLHPTRIRLLVEYLETVTRERGIQVIATTHSPVILQWLNEKTLRDSLVFGRVPDHEGTLVRRLGDLPHFNEVAQHKSIEELFTTGWLEMAL; this is translated from the coding sequence ATGCTCAAGCGGCTGCGACTCAAGGACTTCAAGAGCTTCGTGGATGAAGAAGTCCCCCTCGCGCCGTTGACGCTGCTGCTCGGGGCCAACGCCTCGGGCAAGAGCAACTTCCTGGACGCACTGCAGTTCCTGCACGCCAACTCCTTCGATCTCAACCTGGAGCAGCTCCTCAACGGCGACCAGCGAGCCTCACCGGACGCCTGGCGAGGCCTTAGAGGCGGCGCATCCGAAGCAGCGCGCTCTGGGGCATCGCGGTTCACAATCGAGAGCGACTGGGACGGGACGGTTGAGGATTACGAGCTTTCGCGTGACACGGGGCAGACGCTCCCCGGTATTCCATACTTCGTACTCACCCATCGCATGACGTGCCGGACAGTTCCTCACCCGTTGTTGGAAGAGGAGAGCCTGACCCGAGATGGGAGCACAGCCAGGACAGGCGCACTCAAAGGCGACCGTATTGAGATAGCAGTGCCCCCTGGATGGCATTCCGATGGAGACAACACTCAAACACGATTGCTCAGCGCGAACCGGAGTGTGTTCGCAGGATTCAATCAGTCAGCACGCACTGGATATTTAGCGCTTTGGTCTACGGTGCTGGACTTGTTCTTTTCCAGAATTGAGTTCCTGAATATTCAGCCCTCGGCGATGCGCGACTACGGCAAGAAGAGCGCGCCTCTTGGGGAAGAAGGACGGAACCTCTCGGGAGTCCTTGCTCGGCTTTGCGAGGAGCCCGACACCAAGCGCGCCCTCGTCGATTGGATGATGGAGTTCTGCGCTCCGGAAATCGCCGACATTGATTTCGTCGAGGTCAAGGAACTCGGCGACGTCATGGCCATGTTCGTCGAGAAGGGCGGTCGGCGTGTCTCGGCGCGAAGCGCTTCGGATGGAACGCTTCGATTCCTAGGCATGTTGCTGGCACTCAGGCTCGCCCCCAATGGCTCGGTTCTCCTTCTGGAGGAAATTGATTCGGGGTTGCACCCGACCCGAATCCGCCTCCTGGTCGAGTACCTGGAGACAGTGACGCGCGAGCGCGGCATCCAGGTCATCGCCACCACGCACTCGCCCGTCATCCTCCAGTGGCTGAACGAGAAGACCCTGCGCGACAGCCTCGTCTTTGGCCGGGTCCCCGATCATGAGGGCACGCTCGTGAGGCGCCTGGGTGACCTGCCGCACTTCAACGAAGTCGCCCAGCACAAGAGCATCGAGGAACTGTTCACCACGGGCTGGTTGGAGATGGCCCTTTGA